One Candidatus Methylomirabilota bacterium DNA segment encodes these proteins:
- a CDS encoding gamma carbonic anhydrase family protein encodes MIHAYRGVVPKVHLSAWIADSADVIGDVELGEESSVWFSTIIRGDVNFIRVGRGTNLQDGTVVHVNRNGTPTILEDYVTVGHAARLHGCHIKSNCLIGIGAVVLDGAVLEEECVVAAGAVVSPGTLVPKGSLLMGAPARVKRSVSEKDLELIYRSAKSYIGLAAEYRAARGA; translated from the coding sequence ATGATCCACGCGTACCGGGGCGTCGTGCCCAAGGTGCACCTGTCCGCCTGGATCGCGGACTCCGCCGACGTCATCGGCGACGTGGAGCTCGGCGAAGAGTCGAGCGTCTGGTTCTCAACCATAATCCGGGGAGACGTGAACTTCATCCGCGTCGGCCGCGGGACCAACCTCCAGGACGGCACCGTCGTCCACGTAAACCGCAACGGCACGCCGACCATACTCGAGGACTACGTCACGGTCGGCCACGCCGCGCGGCTCCACGGCTGCCACATCAAGTCGAACTGCCTCATCGGCATCGGCGCCGTCGTGCTGGACGGCGCGGTGCTCGAGGAGGAGTGCGTGGTCGCCGCCGGCGCCGTCGTCTCGCCCGGCACGCTCGTGCCCAAGGGCAGCCTGCTCATGGGCGCCCCCGCGCGGGTCAAGCGCTCCGTGAGCGAGAAGGACCTCGAGCTGATCTACCGCTCGGCCAAGAGCTACATCGGCCTCGCGGCCGAGTACAGGGCCGCGCGGGGCGCCTGA
- the hisS gene encoding histidine--tRNA ligase: MAIKAVRGVRDILPSETVKWQRVEAAGRKTFEAYGYREIRLPLFERTELFARGIGDETDIVKKEMYTFEDRGGDSLTLRPEATAGLLRAYIEHGFQVEAKPVRLYTAGPMFRYERPQAGRYRQFHQANVEALGEVNPAVDAEVICMLMDFFFALGLRERLALHVNSIGDAGDRAAYIARLVDYLRPHAAALCGECQARLGRNPLRVLDCKVPDCQPVIEKAPSILDSLSPEAAKHFESVRGYLDVMGQAYTVTPRLVRGLDYYVRTTFEVKTADLGAQDAVAGGGRYDGLIERLGGPADPGIGFAIGLERVVLLLGDAEAASRPFVLLVPLGDQALQRLMPVARAVRQGGVAAELGYGARKLPRELERANKLGVAYAVIAGENELAAGEAVLREMKTGEQRRVPIARLAQELISLGGGGAGS, translated from the coding sequence ATGGCCATCAAGGCGGTGCGGGGCGTCCGCGACATCCTGCCGTCGGAGACGGTCAAGTGGCAGCGCGTAGAGGCCGCGGGGCGAAAGACCTTCGAGGCCTACGGCTACCGCGAGATCAGGCTGCCGCTGTTCGAGCGCACCGAGCTCTTCGCCCGCGGCATCGGCGACGAGACCGACATTGTCAAGAAGGAGATGTATACGTTCGAGGATCGCGGCGGCGACTCGCTAACGCTCCGGCCCGAGGCGACCGCCGGGCTCCTGCGCGCCTACATTGAGCACGGCTTCCAGGTCGAGGCCAAGCCCGTCCGCCTCTACACGGCCGGCCCCATGTTCCGCTATGAGCGCCCGCAGGCGGGGCGCTACCGGCAGTTCCATCAGGCCAACGTCGAGGCGCTCGGCGAGGTCAATCCCGCGGTGGACGCGGAAGTCATCTGCATGCTGATGGACTTCTTCTTCGCCCTCGGGCTCCGCGAGCGCTTGGCGCTGCACGTCAATTCCATCGGCGACGCCGGCGACCGCGCGGCATATATCGCCCGGCTCGTGGACTACCTCCGGCCCCACGCCGCGGCGCTCTGCGGGGAATGCCAGGCCCGGCTCGGGCGCAACCCGCTCCGCGTGCTGGACTGCAAGGTGCCCGACTGCCAGCCCGTTATCGAGAAGGCGCCGTCTATCCTCGACTCGCTCTCGCCCGAGGCCGCGAAGCACTTCGAGAGCGTGCGCGGCTACCTCGACGTCATGGGGCAGGCCTACACGGTGACGCCGCGCCTCGTGCGCGGCCTCGACTACTACGTGCGCACCACCTTTGAGGTGAAGACCGCGGACCTCGGCGCCCAGGACGCGGTTGCGGGCGGCGGGCGCTACGACGGCCTGATCGAGCGCCTGGGCGGCCCCGCCGACCCCGGCATCGGCTTCGCCATCGGCCTCGAGCGGGTGGTTCTTCTCCTTGGGGACGCGGAGGCGGCCTCGCGCCCGTTCGTGCTCCTGGTGCCGCTGGGAGACCAGGCGCTCCAGCGCCTGATGCCCGTCGCGCGCGCGGTCCGCCAGGGCGGAGTGGCCGCCGAGCTGGGCTATGGCGCCCGCAAGCTGCCGCGCGAGCTCGAGCGGGCCAACAAGCTCGGCGTCGCCTACGCGGTGATCGCGGGGGAGAACGAGCTGGCGGCCGGGGAGGCGGTGCTGCGCGAGATGAAGACGGGAGAGCAGCGGCGCGTGCCGATCGCGCGGTTGGCCCAGGAGCTGATCTCGCTCGGCGGCGGAGGCGCGGGTTCGTGA